The following are encoded in a window of Nocardioides houyundeii genomic DNA:
- a CDS encoding NADP-dependent oxidoreductase: MRAVHITGPGEQLQLADLPIPTPSANEVLLRVRAASLNPLDNHIAAGWLEGMFEHRYPLVVGRDASGVVESVGEGVTDVRVGDEVIAHILFEPPFEAGTLAEYALVPSRTVTPKPADLDHVTAAALPLAGGAARMLVDAIGSEAGQVVLINGASGGVGRYAVQLLSQQGVTVVATGTAADADRLREMGAELVIDFTLGDVAKQVLAVYPQGVDALINLTGYALEEVPVGAIRSGGVVRTTTQMPTDEIIVELGLTGGGIVASPTREVIEPLAQGAASGDLLVDVYKVLSLDEAIAGLSELAEGRAPGKLVVDFAR, from the coding sequence ATGCGCGCAGTGCACATCACCGGACCGGGCGAGCAGCTTCAGCTCGCGGACCTGCCCATCCCGACACCGTCGGCGAACGAGGTGCTCCTGCGCGTCCGCGCTGCCTCGCTCAATCCCTTGGACAACCACATCGCCGCGGGATGGCTGGAGGGGATGTTCGAGCACCGCTACCCGCTGGTGGTCGGCCGGGACGCCTCGGGCGTCGTGGAGTCGGTCGGTGAAGGAGTCACGGACGTACGCGTCGGCGACGAGGTCATCGCGCACATCCTCTTCGAGCCGCCGTTCGAGGCGGGCACCCTGGCCGAGTACGCCCTGGTCCCGTCCCGGACGGTGACCCCCAAGCCGGCCGACCTGGACCACGTCACCGCCGCCGCGCTGCCGCTGGCCGGAGGGGCGGCCCGGATGCTCGTCGACGCCATCGGGTCCGAGGCCGGCCAGGTCGTGCTGATCAACGGCGCCTCCGGGGGAGTCGGCCGGTACGCCGTTCAGCTCCTCAGTCAGCAGGGCGTCACCGTGGTGGCGACCGGGACCGCGGCCGATGCAGACCGTCTCCGCGAGATGGGGGCCGAGCTGGTCATCGACTTCACCCTGGGAGACGTGGCCAAGCAGGTCCTGGCGGTCTACCCGCAGGGGGTCGACGCACTCATCAACCTCACCGGCTACGCCCTGGAGGAGGTCCCCGTCGGTGCGATTCGCAGCGGCGGCGTCGTGCGCACGACCACCCAGATGCCGACCGACGAGATCATCGTCGAGCTGGGGCTCACCGGCGGCGGCATCGTCGCTTCCCCCACGCGCGAGGTCATCGAGCCGCTCGCCCAGGGCGCAGCCAGCGGCGACCTGCTGGTGGACGTGTACAAGGTCCTCAGCCTGGACGAGGCGATCGCAGGCCTCTCCGAGCTCGCCGAGGGTCGGGCCCCGGGCAAGCTCGTCGTGGACTTCGCCCGCTGA
- a CDS encoding TetR family transcriptional regulator: MASNKGEVAASLDVAALPPGQLARRRRIIGVATRLLEDTDYEQVQMRVVAESADVALGTLYRYFASKEQLYAAVLLEWSTSYEIDDSVPEDTPADRVRRRLQRALTAFERRPQFYKVQAMLQTTTDSRAELLFNEFSARNHDTLVRDLRPLARPDADDRVLLLNAALGAVLTSYAYGRMTMQEARRVMDRAVDLVVGAGGE; the protein is encoded by the coding sequence ATGGCATCGAACAAGGGGGAGGTGGCGGCGTCGCTTGACGTCGCCGCCCTGCCGCCCGGCCAGCTTGCTCGGCGACGACGGATCATCGGCGTCGCTACCAGGCTGCTGGAGGACACCGACTACGAACAGGTGCAGATGCGGGTGGTGGCGGAGAGCGCGGATGTCGCGCTGGGGACGCTCTATCGCTACTTCGCCTCTAAGGAACAGCTCTATGCCGCAGTACTGCTGGAGTGGTCGACGTCGTACGAGATCGACGACTCAGTTCCGGAGGACACTCCTGCCGACCGGGTGAGACGACGTCTTCAGCGGGCACTCACGGCCTTCGAGCGACGACCTCAGTTCTACAAGGTTCAGGCCATGCTCCAGACCACGACCGACTCGCGTGCCGAGCTGCTGTTCAACGAGTTCTCGGCGCGCAACCACGACACGCTGGTCCGAGATCTCCGTCCTCTCGCCCGGCCCGACGCCGACGACCGGGTGCTACTGCTCAACGCCGCTCTGGGGGCGGTGCTCACCAGCTACGCGTATGGGCGGATGACGATGCAGGAAGCTCGGCGGGTCATGGACCGAGCCGTCGACCTCGTGGTGGGCGCCGGCGGGGAGTAG
- a CDS encoding ABC transporter ATP-binding protein encodes MTALLQVRNVTVRFGANTAVDDVSLEIEPGTIVGLIGPNGAGKTTLFNVIAGIQHSVAGSVHFEGRDITHAPPHVRAHRGIARTFQRLETFGTLTVQENVLVGAEARGGRGAAGRHAQELAKELCRKFNLDGIADERADSLATGTQRLVEMARALATGPRLLLLDEASSGLTSFETKEVATTLRALADDGLTIVLVEHDMSFVMGLCDRIAMLERGSLVADGTPEEVSHMPAVIEAYLGSEHKAGAAS; translated from the coding sequence ATGACCGCTCTGCTGCAGGTCAGGAACGTCACGGTCAGGTTCGGCGCCAACACCGCCGTGGACGATGTGTCGCTCGAGATCGAGCCCGGCACGATCGTGGGCCTGATCGGCCCCAACGGCGCCGGCAAGACGACGCTGTTCAACGTGATCGCCGGGATCCAGCACTCGGTCGCCGGCTCGGTTCATTTCGAGGGGCGCGACATCACCCATGCGCCGCCACACGTCCGTGCGCACCGTGGCATCGCTCGCACGTTCCAGCGCCTGGAGACGTTCGGGACGCTCACCGTCCAGGAGAACGTGCTGGTCGGCGCCGAGGCGCGCGGGGGCCGGGGTGCCGCAGGTCGCCACGCTCAGGAGCTCGCCAAGGAGCTCTGCCGGAAGTTCAATCTCGACGGCATCGCGGACGAGCGCGCCGACTCGTTGGCCACCGGCACCCAACGCCTGGTGGAGATGGCGCGTGCCCTCGCCACCGGACCCCGCCTCCTCCTCCTCGACGAGGCATCCTCCGGGCTGACCTCCTTCGAGACCAAGGAGGTCGCCACCACGCTGCGCGCGCTCGCTGACGATGGCCTCACCATCGTCCTGGTGGAGCACGACATGTCGTTCGTGATGGGACTGTGCGACCGGATCGCCATGCTCGAGCGAGGGAGCCTGGTCGCTGATGGCACACCGGAAGAGGTCAGTCACATGCCGGCGGTGATCGAGGCCTACCTCGGCTCCGAGCACAAGGCAGGAGCCGCGTCATGA
- a CDS encoding MarR family winged helix-turn-helix transcriptional regulator, protein MTTPTAAPHWLSDDERAAWLATAAIMISLPAALDSRLQRECGLSFFEYMVLAALSERPDRTMQMSEIAAGVSSSLSRLSHVVTRLEKQGLVCRARVAGSGRRTNVTLTDDGYAKVVEAAPDHLAAVREYYIDVLEPGDLAALTRIGAAVARRINPDRPFVHGVAD, encoded by the coding sequence ATGACGACACCCACGGCCGCGCCGCACTGGCTCAGCGATGACGAGCGGGCCGCCTGGCTGGCCACGGCCGCCATCATGATCTCGCTGCCTGCCGCCCTGGACTCGCGACTGCAGCGGGAGTGCGGTCTGTCGTTCTTCGAGTACATGGTCCTGGCGGCGCTCTCGGAGCGACCCGACCGCACCATGCAGATGAGCGAGATCGCCGCGGGCGTGTCGTCGTCTCTCTCGCGCCTATCCCACGTCGTCACGCGACTGGAGAAGCAGGGACTCGTGTGCCGGGCACGCGTTGCGGGCAGCGGCAGGAGGACCAACGTCACCCTGACCGACGACGGCTACGCCAAGGTGGTCGAGGCAGCACCGGACCACCTGGCCGCCGTGCGCGAGTACTACATCGACGTGCTGGAGCCCGGCGACCTGGCCGCGCTGACCCGGATCGGGGCCGCCGTCGCGCGGCGGATCAATCCAGATCGGCCGTTTGTCCATGGGGTGGCGGACTGA
- a CDS encoding ABC transporter ATP-binding protein codes for MTSIAAAPAHTAETVGIPALRVVDLHAGYGIVEALHGVSLSVRRGGVLAVLGPNGAGKTTTVRAISGLVPPTHGQVYVDGVDVTGASPDGLARAGVCIVPEGRGIFPRLSVDEHLRLIAPSSRAHKLIEEKFFTHFPVLRDRRAQLVGTMSGGEQQMVAMARAVALDSTVVIVDELSMGLAPRVVEDLYQHLGALASAGVAVVIIEQFIHDVLGLADEAVVINHGVVVARGLPGDISEQLEGLYLANGPHA; via the coding sequence ATGACTTCAATCGCAGCTGCACCAGCGCACACCGCAGAGACCGTCGGGATCCCGGCACTGCGGGTGGTGGATCTGCACGCCGGCTACGGCATCGTCGAAGCGCTGCACGGTGTCTCGCTCAGCGTTCGCCGGGGTGGCGTGCTCGCGGTCCTCGGGCCCAACGGCGCAGGCAAGACCACGACCGTTCGCGCGATCAGCGGGCTCGTCCCGCCGACCCACGGTCAGGTGTACGTCGACGGAGTCGACGTCACCGGTGCCTCGCCGGACGGCCTGGCCCGGGCGGGAGTGTGCATCGTGCCGGAGGGCCGCGGCATCTTCCCCAGACTCTCCGTGGACGAACACCTGCGGTTGATCGCACCCAGCTCTCGAGCCCACAAGCTGATCGAGGAGAAGTTCTTCACGCACTTCCCGGTGCTGAGGGACCGGCGCGCCCAGCTGGTCGGCACCATGTCGGGCGGCGAGCAGCAGATGGTCGCCATGGCCAGGGCAGTGGCGCTCGACAGCACCGTCGTCATCGTCGACGAGCTCTCCATGGGCTTGGCCCCGCGCGTGGTCGAGGACCTCTACCAGCATCTCGGCGCACTCGCCTCCGCAGGCGTTGCGGTCGTGATCATCGAGCAGTTCATCCATGACGTCCTCGGTCTCGCCGACGAGGCCGTCGTGATCAACCACGGCGTGGTCGTGGCACGCGGCCTGCCTGGCGACATCAGTGAGCAGCTCGAGGGTCTCTACCTCGCGAATGGCCCGCATGCCTGA
- a CDS encoding amidohydrolase family protein, which produces MNSNRYTIISADTHAGGSHEQYREYLDPEWRDEFDAWRGRYKNPWKDLRDTELRVRNWDDERRDADQLADGVVGEVIFPNTVPPFYPGFVLFAGPPKAEDYARRRAGIQAHNRWMADFCARKPAQRAGIGQFFLNDIDDAIGDATRIKEQGLRGGVLLPTVAPDVTWVKPLYHPEYDRLWAALQDLDIPVNLHSGTGSPNYGNFPATPSIMISEVGFYGMRAFVHLILSGVFERFPRLKFAVTESSAAAFGPLLRQLDTNMEMIRSGSIGELKYASEASLPRNASDYFDQNVWVGSSFPSIADAEARKSMRPDRFMWGSDYPHDEGTGPFTREHLRLVFHDTPEEELRMILGGNAAKLYDFDLNALAPLAEQYGPTVEEIKQPLLQLPEGANQALLRATDEPALV; this is translated from the coding sequence ATGAACTCGAACCGCTACACCATCATCTCGGCGGACACCCACGCCGGCGGTAGTCATGAGCAGTACCGCGAGTACCTCGACCCCGAGTGGCGCGACGAGTTCGACGCCTGGCGGGGGCGGTACAAGAACCCGTGGAAGGACCTGCGCGACACCGAGCTCCGAGTGCGGAACTGGGACGATGAGCGGCGCGACGCCGACCAGCTCGCGGACGGCGTCGTGGGCGAGGTGATCTTTCCCAACACGGTCCCGCCGTTCTACCCGGGGTTCGTGCTGTTCGCAGGTCCCCCCAAGGCGGAGGATTACGCACGACGTCGCGCGGGCATTCAGGCGCACAATCGCTGGATGGCCGACTTCTGCGCGCGGAAGCCTGCCCAGCGCGCCGGAATCGGCCAGTTCTTCCTCAACGACATCGACGACGCCATCGGTGACGCGACCCGGATCAAGGAGCAAGGGCTTCGCGGCGGAGTACTTCTCCCGACGGTCGCCCCGGACGTGACCTGGGTCAAGCCGCTCTACCACCCTGAGTACGACCGCCTCTGGGCGGCACTTCAAGACCTCGACATCCCCGTCAACCTGCACTCGGGCACCGGCTCCCCGAACTACGGGAACTTCCCGGCTACGCCGTCGATCATGATCAGCGAGGTCGGCTTCTACGGGATGCGGGCCTTCGTGCACCTCATCCTGTCCGGGGTGTTCGAACGCTTCCCCAGGCTGAAGTTCGCGGTGACGGAGAGCTCCGCGGCGGCCTTCGGTCCGTTGCTGAGGCAGCTGGACACCAACATGGAGATGATCCGCAGCGGCTCGATCGGTGAGCTCAAGTACGCCTCCGAGGCAAGCCTGCCGCGCAACGCATCCGACTACTTCGACCAGAACGTCTGGGTGGGTTCGAGCTTCCCGTCGATCGCCGACGCGGAGGCGCGCAAGTCGATGCGCCCTGACAGATTCATGTGGGGCAGCGACTATCCCCACGACGAGGGCACTGGCCCCTTTACCCGCGAGCACCTGCGTCTGGTCTTCCACGACACACCGGAGGAGGAGCTTCGCATGATTCTGGGTGGGAATGCCGCAAAGCTCTACGACTTCGACCTGAACGCGCTCGCGCCTCTCGCCGAGCAGTACGGCCCGACGGTGGAGGAGATCAAGCAGCCCCTGCTCCAGCTTCCGGAGGGCGCCAACCAGGCGCTCCTGCGAGCCACGGACGAGCCGGCGCTTGTCTAG
- a CDS encoding VOC family protein produces MTAYELDHLAIAVPSWRAPTEYLVEHLGGMWKHGFEMPEFNPCQLSFAEDMRIELLAPGSDETSFIGRYLAAGGGHPRPHHITFKVKDVEETILAVRNNGFEPIQLRLDNEVWREGFLHPKDTGLGFLVQFVEATEDPGELASSDPFKSGGLSWLPAATGAPVGIPFLFGRLPAWGSAPRVLVDILGAEMVEVERGDGWSTSRFSWNQGADLLLTTHPGQSGVHGVEAMGRLDGGEWSDAGCRALVDENALVDVLGVKVVSVP; encoded by the coding sequence TTGACCGCCTACGAGCTCGACCACCTTGCCATCGCCGTGCCTTCGTGGCGGGCGCCCACCGAGTACCTCGTCGAACACCTCGGCGGCATGTGGAAGCACGGGTTCGAGATGCCGGAGTTCAACCCGTGCCAGCTCTCCTTCGCCGAGGACATGAGGATCGAGCTCCTGGCGCCAGGGAGCGACGAGACGTCGTTCATCGGTCGCTACCTCGCCGCCGGTGGGGGGCACCCACGGCCGCACCACATCACCTTCAAGGTCAAGGACGTCGAGGAGACGATCCTGGCCGTCCGCAACAACGGCTTCGAGCCTATTCAGCTGCGACTGGACAACGAGGTCTGGCGTGAGGGGTTCCTGCATCCCAAGGACACCGGGCTCGGATTCCTCGTCCAGTTCGTGGAGGCGACGGAGGATCCGGGGGAGCTCGCCAGCAGCGACCCGTTCAAGTCGGGGGGACTCTCGTGGTTGCCCGCGGCCACCGGGGCGCCGGTGGGCATCCCGTTCCTGTTCGGCCGGTTGCCGGCTTGGGGGAGCGCCCCGCGAGTGCTGGTTGACATCCTGGGCGCCGAGATGGTCGAGGTTGAGCGCGGTGACGGCTGGTCGACGTCCCGGTTCAGCTGGAACCAAGGTGCCGACCTTCTGCTCACCACGCATCCCGGCCAGTCCGGGGTCCACGGCGTCGAGGCGATGGGTCGACTGGACGGGGGCGAGTGGAGCGACGCCGGGTGTCGCGCGCTGGTCGACGAGAACGCGCTCGTCGACGTGCTCGGCGTCAAGGTCGTCAGCGTCCCATAG
- a CDS encoding acyl-CoA dehydrogenase: protein MPIPITDEHHELAAATRGFAERHAPTAWTRSAFEPLAGGGRPAFWEALVAQGLHAIHLDEDAGGQGGTVLDLAVVVEQAGHSLLPGPFTPTVAASAVLSAAQPGPWRDEMLARLAAGAPAAIVLPGSGLSVRAAGEGWLLSGRSVPVLGLLSAEIVLVGVTESGAEADSAVWFALEAGTLTPVVEVGTDLTRDLGRLELGDLDVPGDALVEGIDSATAGSTVAALYAAEASGLARWVREAAIDYVKVREQFGVPVGSFQAVKHKAARLFISSELAAAAAWDAARSLTQSVEQQSLAVGAAGVVALDAAAETVIGATTMFGGIGFTWEHDIHLYMRRAMSIAALSRPVGGWDRQLGEAALAHERDVSFELLDEEPAFREWVARTLDEALTISVAEGTREGWSGAVAPGPRRSFLAENGLVSSHWPKPWGLGATPVEQIVIAEEYAARNLPQPSTVIGEWAVPTILAHGTDAQAERFARATLRGDIVWCQLFSEPGAGSDLAGLSTRAVKQDDGWLINGQKVWTSSAHEADWGICLARTDPSVPKHRGLTYFLIDMRSPGVEVRPLKQSTGHSEFNEVFLTDVFVPDDLMVGEPGQGWRLTATTLANERLSIGSGLGAHKTSDALRELLRKEPVAVARDQALSVLGRAFALDLALLALNRRELFRRLSGLEPGASSSVAKVASALAAQQTHTAALGLLGAEGSLDDAPGGLVQNALSLPSSLVGGGTVEIQLNIIAERILGLPR, encoded by the coding sequence ATGCCCATTCCCATCACTGATGAGCACCACGAGCTCGCCGCCGCCACGCGTGGCTTCGCGGAGCGGCACGCCCCGACAGCGTGGACGCGCAGCGCGTTCGAACCGCTCGCCGGAGGCGGCCGTCCCGCTTTTTGGGAAGCGCTCGTGGCCCAAGGCCTGCACGCGATCCACCTCGACGAGGACGCGGGCGGCCAGGGTGGCACGGTCCTCGATCTCGCGGTCGTGGTTGAACAGGCCGGCCACTCGCTGCTCCCGGGGCCCTTCACGCCGACCGTGGCGGCCAGTGCGGTGCTCAGCGCCGCGCAGCCGGGCCCATGGCGAGACGAGATGCTGGCCCGGCTCGCCGCCGGTGCTCCCGCAGCGATCGTGCTGCCCGGGTCTGGACTCTCTGTCCGCGCCGCGGGGGAGGGGTGGCTCCTCTCTGGACGCAGCGTGCCCGTGCTGGGGCTGCTGTCCGCCGAGATCGTCCTCGTCGGCGTCACCGAGTCCGGTGCCGAGGCTGACAGCGCGGTCTGGTTCGCGCTCGAGGCCGGCACCCTGACCCCAGTCGTCGAGGTGGGCACGGACCTGACCCGCGACCTGGGTCGGCTGGAGCTGGGAGACCTCGATGTGCCGGGTGACGCCCTCGTGGAGGGGATCGACAGCGCGACCGCTGGGTCGACGGTGGCCGCTCTCTACGCAGCCGAGGCCAGTGGTCTCGCGCGTTGGGTGCGCGAGGCCGCCATCGACTACGTGAAGGTTCGTGAGCAGTTCGGGGTGCCGGTCGGCTCGTTCCAGGCGGTCAAGCACAAGGCCGCCCGACTCTTCATCAGCAGCGAGCTCGCCGCTGCGGCCGCGTGGGATGCCGCTCGGAGCCTGACCCAGTCGGTCGAGCAGCAGTCGCTTGCCGTGGGGGCGGCCGGAGTGGTCGCCCTCGACGCGGCTGCGGAGACCGTCATCGGCGCGACCACCATGTTCGGCGGTATCGGCTTCACGTGGGAGCACGACATCCACCTCTACATGCGGCGGGCGATGAGCATCGCGGCCCTCAGCCGCCCCGTCGGGGGATGGGACCGCCAGCTCGGGGAGGCGGCCCTGGCCCACGAACGGGACGTCTCGTTCGAGCTGCTGGACGAAGAGCCGGCGTTCAGGGAGTGGGTGGCTCGCACCCTGGACGAGGCGCTGACGATCAGCGTGGCTGAAGGAACCCGGGAAGGATGGTCGGGGGCAGTGGCGCCCGGGCCCCGCCGCAGCTTCCTGGCGGAGAACGGCCTGGTTTCCTCGCACTGGCCCAAGCCCTGGGGTCTGGGGGCGACGCCCGTCGAGCAGATCGTCATCGCCGAGGAGTACGCGGCCCGCAACCTGCCCCAACCGAGCACGGTCATCGGGGAGTGGGCGGTGCCCACGATCCTCGCCCACGGTACCGATGCCCAGGCGGAGCGGTTCGCGAGGGCGACGCTGCGCGGCGACATCGTCTGGTGCCAGCTCTTCAGCGAGCCTGGCGCCGGCTCCGACCTGGCCGGACTCTCCACGCGAGCGGTCAAGCAGGACGACGGGTGGCTCATCAACGGTCAGAAGGTGTGGACCTCATCGGCGCACGAGGCCGACTGGGGCATCTGCCTCGCCCGCACCGACCCCTCGGTCCCCAAGCACCGTGGGCTGACCTACTTTCTCATCGACATGCGCTCGCCCGGGGTGGAGGTCAGACCGCTCAAGCAGTCCACGGGCCACTCCGAGTTCAACGAGGTCTTCCTCACCGACGTGTTCGTGCCAGACGACCTGATGGTCGGCGAACCCGGGCAAGGCTGGCGGCTCACCGCAACGACGCTCGCCAACGAGCGCCTCAGCATCGGTTCCGGGCTGGGAGCGCACAAGACCTCGGACGCGCTGCGGGAGCTGCTGCGCAAGGAGCCGGTCGCGGTCGCCCGCGACCAGGCTCTCTCGGTGCTCGGCAGGGCGTTCGCCCTCGACCTCGCCCTGCTCGCCCTCAACCGGCGCGAGCTGTTCCGGCGACTCTCGGGCCTCGAGCCGGGCGCCAGCTCGAGCGTGGCCAAGGTGGCCAGCGCCTTGGCCGCCCAGCAGACGCACACCGCCGCGCTCGGCCTCCTCGGCGCGGAAGGAAGCCTCGATGATGCGCCGGGCGGGCTGGTCCAGAACGCCCTGAGCCTTCCCAGCTCGCTCGTCGGTGGCGGGACGGTCGAGATCCAGCTGAACATCATCGCCGAGCGGATCCTTGGGTTGCCACGCTGA
- a CDS encoding dioxygenase yields MNASTDTTPTARPTRPAAAYDDHLARNVPLALARREWTPSDGPLPSLFVSHGAPFTLDDPRWIGDLFAWAQALPKPRAIVVVSAHWEDAPAAISGSAAGTPLYYDFSGFHPHYKTLTYATPDATHLARRLGSLLTPGGAVHEFAGRGLDHGAFIPLMAMYPAADVPVVQLSMPSLRPVDLLALGERLRTLRDEGILVIGSGFMTHSFAVMRDPRLAAHTRAFDEWAVDALARADVDALTDYRRAPGVAVAHPTAEHYVPLLLTLGAASDPGSAVSAVDRMIWGNSTRSLQVG; encoded by the coding sequence ATGAACGCCAGCACCGACACCACCCCGACCGCCAGGCCCACCCGGCCGGCCGCGGCGTACGACGACCACCTCGCCCGCAACGTGCCGCTGGCGCTGGCCCGACGCGAGTGGACGCCGAGCGACGGACCCCTGCCCAGCCTCTTCGTCAGCCACGGCGCCCCCTTCACGCTCGACGACCCGCGATGGATCGGCGACCTCTTCGCGTGGGCGCAGGCGCTCCCCAAGCCGAGAGCCATCGTCGTGGTTTCGGCGCACTGGGAGGACGCCCCGGCTGCGATCTCGGGTTCCGCGGCCGGCACGCCGCTCTACTACGACTTCAGCGGCTTCCATCCCCACTACAAGACGTTGACCTATGCGACGCCGGACGCCACGCACCTCGCCCGCCGCCTGGGCAGCCTCCTGACGCCGGGCGGCGCCGTCCACGAGTTCGCAGGTCGTGGACTCGACCACGGGGCCTTCATCCCCCTGATGGCGATGTACCCCGCCGCCGACGTACCCGTCGTGCAGCTCTCGATGCCCAGCCTCCGCCCGGTCGACCTCCTCGCCCTGGGCGAGCGGCTCCGCACGTTGCGCGACGAAGGGATCCTCGTCATCGGCTCGGGTTTCATGACCCACAGCTTCGCGGTCATGCGCGACCCCCGGCTCGCCGCGCATACCCGGGCCTTCGACGAGTGGGCCGTCGACGCACTCGCCCGGGCTGACGTCGACGCACTCACCGACTACCGCAGGGCGCCTGGGGTGGCTGTCGCCCACCCGACCGCGGAGCACTACGTGCCTCTCTTGCTGACCCTCGGTGCTGCCTCCGACCCGGGCAGCGCAGTGAGCGCGGTCGATCGCATGATCTGGGGGAACTCGACCCGATCGCTCCAGGTGGGCTGA
- a CDS encoding SDR family oxidoreductase, with protein MGTLEGRVAIVTGAGRGLGRAHALLLAREGARVVVNDLGGSLDGSVDGGGHDEDPAQQVVEEILAAGGTAVADHEDVSSFEGAGRLVARAVETFGGLHVVVNNAGILRDAFLHRMTEAEWDAVIAVHLKGHFALVRQAVAYWQPLAKAGTPVNASVINTTSASGTYLALPGQANYGAAKAAIASFSIVAAAELGRLGVRVNAISPGARTRMTEATPGPIGELMRAPVAPGALDEFSPENVSPLVAYLAAESTTVTGRVFAVRGGEIQEISPWALSPERVLRSDVDWTPQQVAEGFETVLGVGDLGTPATA; from the coding sequence GTGGGAACCCTCGAGGGACGCGTGGCGATCGTGACCGGAGCCGGTCGAGGGCTCGGCAGGGCGCACGCCCTGCTGCTGGCCCGAGAGGGCGCCCGGGTGGTGGTCAACGACCTCGGCGGCTCCCTGGACGGCTCCGTCGACGGTGGGGGCCACGATGAGGACCCCGCCCAGCAGGTGGTCGAGGAGATCCTGGCCGCCGGCGGTACGGCGGTCGCCGACCACGAGGACGTCTCCTCGTTCGAGGGCGCCGGTCGCCTGGTCGCCCGGGCGGTCGAGACCTTCGGCGGCCTGCACGTGGTGGTCAACAACGCCGGCATCCTGCGCGACGCCTTCCTGCACCGGATGACCGAGGCCGAGTGGGACGCGGTGATCGCGGTGCACCTCAAGGGCCACTTCGCGCTCGTCCGGCAGGCCGTTGCCTACTGGCAGCCCTTGGCCAAGGCCGGTACTCCGGTCAACGCCTCGGTCATCAACACCACGTCCGCCTCCGGCACCTACCTGGCGCTGCCCGGCCAGGCCAACTACGGCGCTGCCAAGGCCGCCATCGCCTCGTTCTCGATCGTCGCTGCCGCCGAGCTCGGACGACTCGGCGTACGCGTCAACGCCATTTCCCCCGGTGCCCGGACCCGGATGACCGAGGCCACCCCCGGCCCGATCGGGGAGCTGATGCGCGCCCCGGTCGCCCCCGGCGCCCTGGACGAGTTCAGCCCCGAGAACGTCTCACCCCTGGTCGCCTACCTCGCAGCCGAGAGCACCACCGTCACCGGCCGGGTCTTCGCCGTCCGGGGCGGGGAGATCCAGGAGATCTCGCCCTGGGCGCTGTCCCCGGAGCGGGTGCTGCGCAGCGACGTGGACTGGACCCCTCAGCAGGTCGCCGAGGGGTTCGAGACCGTCCTCGGCGTCGGCGACCTCGGCACCCCCGCCACCGCGTGA
- a CDS encoding enoyl-CoA hydratase-related protein: MTYTYVLTDDPAPFVRRVTLNRPEKRNALNATLRGEILAALREADADPDVRVTIVRGNGPSFCAGYDLMASGEEYGVDSTEGSFQRSVVDGWISIWDLRKPVIAQIHGHCLAGGSELATGCDLVYTADDAKIGYPAVRFGTPDMQYHAWLVGMRKGMEMMLTGDTISGVEAAQFGFATGSFPADVLEEKVLEKAQRVANIPADVLQINKRTVHRAMDRMGFRDAVRAGTELSALAVHTEGFKAFIESAHGQGLTQALTARDGAFGDGRVLTHDGI, from the coding sequence ATGACGTACACCTACGTGCTGACCGACGACCCCGCGCCGTTCGTCCGGCGGGTCACCCTCAACCGGCCGGAGAAGCGCAACGCGCTCAACGCGACCCTGCGCGGCGAGATCCTCGCGGCGCTGCGCGAGGCGGACGCGGACCCCGACGTGCGGGTCACCATCGTCCGCGGGAACGGCCCGTCCTTCTGTGCGGGCTACGACCTGATGGCAAGCGGCGAGGAGTACGGCGTCGACTCGACCGAAGGCTCCTTCCAGCGGTCGGTCGTGGACGGGTGGATCAGCATCTGGGACCTCAGGAAGCCGGTCATCGCCCAGATCCACGGGCACTGCCTGGCCGGCGGATCGGAGCTGGCGACCGGGTGCGACCTGGTCTACACCGCCGACGACGCGAAGATCGGCTACCCAGCGGTGCGGTTCGGCACTCCCGACATGCAGTACCACGCTTGGCTGGTCGGGATGCGCAAGGGAATGGAGATGATGCTGACCGGCGACACCATCTCCGGCGTCGAAGCGGCCCAGTTCGGCTTCGCCACCGGGTCGTTCCCGGCGGACGTCCTGGAGGAGAAGGTGCTGGAGAAGGCGCAGCGCGTCGCCAACATCCCGGCGGACGTGCTCCAGATCAACAAACGTACCGTCCACAGGGCCATGGACCGGATGGGCTTTCGTGACGCGGTGCGAGCAGGCACCGAGTTGTCTGCGCTTGCTGTCCACACCGAGGGGTTCAAGGCCTTCATCGAGTCCGCCCACGGGCAGGGCCTCACCCAGGCACTGACCGCACGCGACGGTGCCTTCGGCGACGGCCGCGTGCTGACCCACGACGGCATCTGA